A single window of Pseudophryne corroboree isolate aPseCor3 chromosome 5, aPseCor3.hap2, whole genome shotgun sequence DNA harbors:
- the CLDN12 gene encoding claudin-12 yields the protein MGCQEVHAVTLLAFVCGTACIAGLFTATLLPQWRQMKLFTYNRNEKNLTVSIGLWVKCTRQEWSRECLMYDTDWYASVDQLDIRVLQFALPFSILTAGSALILCLTGICNTTFSSNVPNLKFTECLINSAGCHLVAGLLYILAGIISITPSIWTIFYNNVLNRMYGPYFTYDIAVFVAIGSSAGLFFTSLLLFLWYCACKSLPSPFWQPVYSQVSSMHSYIPPSYASQSRMSSIEIDIPVVTHTT from the coding sequence ATGGGCTGCCAGGAAGTGCATGCAGTGACGCTGCTGGCCTTCGTGTGTGGTACAGCCTGCATTGCCGGCCTCTTCACCGCCACCTTGCTGCCTCAGTGGAGGCAGATGAAGCTGTTCACCTATAACCGGAATGAGAAGAACCTGACCGTCAGCATCGGGCTGTGGGTGAAGTGCACGCGGCAAGAGTGGTCCAGGGAGTGTTTGATGTACGACACCGATTGGTACGCCAGTGTCGATCAGCTGGACATCCGCGTTCTACAATTCGCACTTCCATTCAGCATTCTGACCGCTGGCTCCGCACTTATACTGTGCCTGACCGGAATATGTAACACCACCTTCAGCTCCAACGTGCCCAACCTAAAATTTACTGAGTGTCTCATCAACAGCGCTGGTTGCCACCTAGTGGCGGGCTTGCTGTACATCCTAGCCGGTATAATTAGCATTACTCCCTCCATTTGGACCATATTTTATAACAACGTTTTGAACAGGATGTACGGGCCGTATTTCACCTACGACATTGCCGTGTTTGTCGCCATAGGCAGCTCTGCAGGATTGTTTTTCACCTCTCTTTTACTGTTTCTGTGGTATTGTGCCTGCAAGTCTCTACCGTCGCCGTTCTGGCAGCCGGTTTATTCACAAGTATCAAGCATGCACAGCTACATCCCTCCATCGTACGCCTCGCAGTCCCGTATGTCGTCCATCGAGATAGACATCCCTGTGGTTACACACACTACATAG